In Bacteroidota bacterium, one DNA window encodes the following:
- a CDS encoding glycosyltransferase gives MRVFLATYQSVMMLKGGPRTQVLETKAALEKLGVEVHLFDMWQTLKKGDCDILHIFGSGISTYHFTREVSKLGIKLVVSPIFFSRHSSQFIKRVLWFDKTVLKKLRGVWTDYGFVSEMCKWADAVLPNTKKEAELIELGLGVQKEKIHVVPNGVSERFLNADPSLFVKTYGISNFILNVGHIGPGRKNVLRLVRALNRLDKPAVIIGRMEAGKELDAIRKEASKHILLLDNIPNDSDMLASAYAACDVFVLPSLFETPGIAALEAGLAGAKIVITKYGGTEEYFEDFAEYVEPTSADSIGEGIRKAIEKPRDGGLTNQIRDNYLWAKVGEMTLSAYKLLSN, from the coding sequence ATGAGAGTATTTTTAGCTACATATCAATCCGTAATGATGCTGAAAGGCGGTCCTCGCACTCAGGTACTTGAAACCAAAGCCGCGTTGGAAAAGTTGGGCGTGGAGGTGCATTTGTTCGATATGTGGCAAACACTTAAGAAAGGCGACTGCGATATATTGCACATTTTCGGCAGCGGAATATCTACTTACCATTTTACTCGTGAAGTGTCGAAGTTGGGAATTAAGTTAGTCGTGTCTCCGATCTTTTTCTCACGACACTCATCTCAATTTATAAAGCGGGTGTTGTGGTTCGACAAGACCGTTCTGAAAAAATTACGCGGCGTATGGACTGACTACGGATTCGTTTCCGAGATGTGCAAATGGGCTGATGCAGTTTTGCCGAACACGAAAAAAGAGGCAGAGCTAATTGAGTTAGGGCTTGGTGTCCAAAAAGAAAAAATCCATGTTGTTCCGAACGGCGTCAGCGAAAGGTTTTTAAATGCAGATCCCTCGCTGTTTGTTAAAACTTACGGCATCTCAAACTTTATTTTGAACGTGGGACATATCGGACCGGGAAGAAAGAATGTTTTGCGGCTTGTTCGCGCTTTAAACCGTCTTGATAAACCGGCTGTGATTATCGGCAGGATGGAGGCAGGAAAAGAGTTGGATGCGATTCGCAAAGAAGCAAGTAAACATATTTTATTATTGGATAACATCCCGAACGATTCTGATATGCTCGCTTCTGCGTATGCGGCTTGCGATGTATTTGTATTACCTTCTTTGTTCGAGACACCCGGTATTGCTGCGTTAGAAGCCGGACTTGCCGGCGCAAAAATAGTAATTACGAAATACGGTGGAACAGAAGAATACTTTGAGGATTTTGCTGAGTATGTTGAACCGACTTCGGCAGATTCAATTGGTGAAGGGATTAGAAAAGCCATTGAAAAACCAAGGGATGGGGGACTGACTAACCAAATTAGGGATAATTATTTATGGGCGAAGGTGGGGGAAATGACACTGAGTGCGTACAAGCTTCTATCTAACTGA